GCTCCCGGTTCCAGTTTATCCTCGGGTTCTTCACGGGGACATCGTGGATAACAAGCAGTGCTGGAATCACCAGGGCGAACTGGAGAAGCGCGAGCGAGATGACCAGACGGTAGGCTATTTCGGGGATAAGCCCGAAGGTCTCGGTCAGAAAATCTGGAGCAAAGCCCGCTATGAGGACTCCGATTGCGTTGAATATCGTCCCGAGGCCGAAGCTGATCGAGAAGGCGTGGTGTCTGAGCTTTTCTCCAACCTCTTCGCTTAACAGTGCAGAGAAATTGGGCTGTCTGATGCCCATATTAACACCAACGAGGAAAAATCCGAGGAGTAGGAAGTACTTGTTTAGCGCCAGAACCTGGAAAAGCCTCCCCAAAAGGCCTAAGACTGCTCCCATGAGAAGGGTCTTCCTATAGCCAAGCCTGAGGGAAATCTGGCCAGCTATGAGGAAGAACAGCCCGCCGATGAAGGTCTGGACGGAGAAGAAGAGCCCCATTGAATCCATGCCGTAGCCGAGGGCGCGGAGATAGAATGGCATTATGAATATCGAGAACTGGAGGAACAGTTGACCCACTGCATTGGCCGCTATGAGTATCTTCGCGTCCCTTCCGTAACCGCTGAGCATGGTTGAAGTTCCTGTTGGTGCGTTTATAAGGTTATCGAAACGCTTCTCCCAAGCTGTTGCTGAATGGAGTGCTGAATCTTAGAAGGGGCAAAAAGTTGGAATCCTCAAGCCCCGTAAAGCTCTTTTTTCAGCTCTTTCTCTATGGAAAATGCCTTTCTAATGTCTCCAATAACCACAGCTCCGACCAGTTTTCCGTCCTGGAAGAATGCCTTGGTGTGCTCGTCGAGCCACTCGCCCTCTCCCCTCGTCTTTCCAATGATGGCTATCGGCAGGTCGCCGAACTTGAAGACTGAGGAGCGGAGTTCGAAGGGATAGCGGTCTTCTTTTCCCCTCAAGAGGTTTGCCAGAACCTTCGCGTGGCCGGCGGCGGCCTTTGCAGTGCCGCAGATGATCCCGCTGTACTCTGCGCAGTCTCCGATGGCATAGACATCCTTAGCGGATGTCCTGAAGTGGTCGTCTATCAGAATCCCTCTTCCTGTGTGTATGCCGCTCCTCCTCGCTATCTCGACGTTTGGAGTGATTCCTATAGCGCAGATTTTTACTTTCCCTTCAATGTAGCCCCTTGTTGTTAGAAGGCCGTTCTCATCGGCCTTCAGGAGTTCCGCGCCGAGATGGAACTCAACTCCTGATTCCTCCAGCTTTTCCCTTATCAGGCTACTGAGTTCTTCATCGAGGCCGAGAAAAGTATCCCTCCGGTGGATCAGCTTGACGCCGTAGCCGGCCTTTGCGAGGTTCCCGGCCAGTTCGAGGCCGATGAAACCTCCGCCGATTATCACAGCCTCCCCGTGCTCCTCAAGCAGGGCCTTTATCCCCTCCGCGTCCTCAATGCTTCTGAGTGTGAGGAGGTGCTCCTTGCCATCGACGGTAGGCTCCCTCGCTCTCGCTCCAGTGGCTATAACGAGGATATCATAAGGGTATTCGCCTTTATCCGTGACGAGAACCTTCCTCACCCTGTCTATCAGTTTAGCCTCTTCGCCAAGCTTCAGGTTTATTCCTTTCCTCTCGTACCAATCAAGGGGGTATATGAAGAGCTTTTCCTTCTCAATCAGACCCGCTATGTAGTGGCTCAGCATGGGCTTTGAGTAGAATGGGACTTCTTCTCTCTCAAAGATGAGTACTTCGTGCTCTCCGGACAGTTCTTTGGCAAGCTCAACGCCGCCGGGGCCGTTTCCAATGATAACGATTTCCATAATCTTTGCACCGACAGAATTTCTCCGCGGTGTATTTAAGGAGTTCGAGAACTCTAGGTTTACAACCACAAGAGACAACAATGTCTCAATCCCCTCACGCAAAAATATACCTCCATTGCTCAATTATAATCCTGTGAACTGTACTCTCGGCACTGGTAATCCTTATCTGGTGAATACCCTGCTATCATAGGGGATCTGCATGGATGTGCTCAAAGTCCTTAAATGGTCCGGCTTAACGGGCGGCATCGTCTACTGGCTCTTCGTCGCGTGGAGCATAAGTAGAAATGGGTGGTTCTCCTTCTTCCACAACGCCCTCAGCGACCTCGGCGACCCGTCAAAGGCGTCATCGCCGTGGATATACAACTACGGTCTGATAGCGACGAGCATCTTCGTCCTCGCCTTTGCCATCTACCTCATTCTGAGTGCCAAAAACAAGCTTCAAACGGTTGGAGGGGCTTACATCAGTATCTCGGCGATATTTCTGGCTCTCATAGGGATCTTCCACGGCGGAACGAGGCCCCACGTCTTTGTCTCGACGTACTTCTTCGTTCAGTTCTTCCTCGGAGCGCTGGTTTACGGTGCTGGGAGCGAGAAGAGGGAGGTCAAGTACGGCTCCATCCTGATCTTCCTGCTTGCTCTCTTCGGGACTTTCGTCCACTGGCCTTCCTTGGCGCTCGAGGAGACATACGAGATAGCGCTGGTGATGGCTTTCACGCTCCTAGTGGCGCTGAAAAGTGGAAGTTAAAACACTCGATCTTTACAATTTGATACTTTTGATTAATGAGCATCCTCTTCGTTAACTTCCTCCAGGGGTATCCAACTCGATATACTGAGGTTACGAGAACGAAGTTTGAACTTTCTATTCGTTTTATCTTAGGATAATAAGAATTCTTACGCCCTCATAGAAAGCCTTATATCCAAGTTCGAACCTATGTATGAAGTGGAGGGATAATATGGCCGTGAAAATGGGCATCAAGTTCTTTGACGAGAACATTCTGAAAGACGGGTTCCCGGAGGGCTTCACTGTCCTCGTGGCGGGAGAACCCGGTGCTGGAAAGACCATCCTCGGCTCCACGTTCCTATACAACGGCATGGAGCAGTTCGGGGAGAATGAGTCCAGATGCACGACCTCAGCATAGGAAGGAGCGCCAAGGAAATCCTGAGAAGGCTCAAGGCTTCCAAGTACGTCCGCGAGCATCCTGGTAAGGTCTGCCCCGCGAGCTGGGAGCCAGGGAAGGAAGCCCTGGATGTCAGTCTTGAGCTGGTGGGGAAGCTTTGAGTTATTCTCTTTTTACCTCTCAACCGCCTTATCGCACACCACCCTTTTTGTGCCTTCAAAAAAAGTTTTATTCCCTGAGTCCGAGCTCCCGCCATGAACGCGATAAAGAGACTCCTCGCGGCCCTCTCGCTCGGCTACGTCCTCTACTTCTACTCCGAGCTCGCCTTCTGGGGCAGGTGGAAGGCTGACGATACCATCATCGGGGCCATTATGACGTGGCTAATCTACTCAGTTTTGGCGTTCTTCGTCCTCCTGATGGCGGAGCGCCTCAAGGCTGATTCCCCCTACTCCGTCTTTCTGGTGGGAGCGGTCTTCGGCTGGCTCGTTGAGGGTGTTATCGTCCAAGAAGCATACAAGGCCTTTCCCTTCCAGCTTGTATGGACGCCTTTAGCTTGGCACGCCCTGATTTCCATGCTCCTGGGGGCTTATCTCGCGAGAAGGGCCATTGGTGAGTGGAGCCTCCCTCGAGCGGCGGTCCTTTTTGCCGGCCTCGGCGTTTTCTTCGGCCTCTGGGCGACCTACTGGAAGCTTGAGGACGGCTACGCGGTGAGCGTTGGACACTTCGCGGCCTACACGTTAATTTCGACGGTCTTTCTCGTGGTCGCGTACTTTACCTTCGACTTGACCGTTCCCGAGGAGTTTATCCCGACCAGGTGGGAGATTGGGGCGTTCGGCACGGTGGTGGCGTTCTTCGCCCTCTTCACGTTTATAGCGGTGCCCTTTTCACCCCTTGTGCTTCTCCCTCTGCTTGCCCTGACGCTGTACGCACTCAAAGGGCTGAAGGGTGAGAAGAACTTCCTCAGGGGTTCGAGGGCTCCCGCCTACAGGTACCTACCTCCCCTCATTATTCCCCTCTTCGCCGTGCCCACATATGCCGCACTGAAGGATGTCCGGTTTGAGGTGAACGTCCCGGTGGCACTCGTAACGTCGGGAGTGGGGCTGTTCCTATACGTTAAAGGCATCTACCGCGGGCTGAAGGCCCGGCGTTCTGGAAAAATTTGGGATTAATGATCGTTGGTTAGGGATATGCGTGTGTAGATAATATCCCGCTACTAACTGGCCCATATTAAAGCAGGTATTCAACGGCCACAACCGAAAAAGCCTAAGTTTTGGACACTTTTCTCCCAAAGCTCAACTGGAGAGCGTAGCCTAATACCAGCATAAAGAGCGAAGTGGTTATAAGCCCCATCATTATTCCAACGCAGTTGAAGAGAAGCCCAAGAAGAACGTTCAGAACTCCACTTGTTATTGCTGCCGTGAGGGAGTAAAGAGAGCCCAACGTTGCCCTTTTCTCGTCTGGAATAGCAGCTTGGAACCGTCCCTGCCACTCCTTAAAGCTCTGGGTAAAAACGAATGTGCCAAGAATCATCGTAAGAAAGCCAAACCACTCATTGAGACCTGCAAAAAACAGAAGGATGGGTAAAATAGCGCCAGCTTTATCGTAGATCCATTTCCTATATTTCCCGGTGTCTATGTACCATGAAGCACTGTTAATTACGGCTTGAAGGGCCATGACCATAGAGACTCCAAGGACAGAGGAGAGGACATCGTAAAAGTAGAGCTGCATAAAGGAGGTAAAAGCGGCGAAGGAAAGCCCGATGAAGTTCGCATATACGATGAGCCACGCCACAACGGAAGAGCTTCGAACGAAATCTATGCTCTCAAAAATGTGGGACATGTAAGATGTCCTGCTTTTTACCGTGTCCGCAGGAATTGTTGCCGTGAGCACCAGCGACAGCAGGAAGAACGGTGCGCTCATTAGGACGGCGAACCTCATTCCAAAAGTCTCCGCCAGCATGCCACCAGTGATCATCCCCACGAGCCCACCAGCCAGTTCAAAAGCCCTTAGCCTGCCGTATACCCTGGGATAGTCGTTAGCCCTGCCGTCCCTGCTGAGCAGTTCGTAAACCCAGGCGGTTTCTGCACCAGTTCTAAATGCCGTGGCCAGCGCGGCAATTATCATGGAAGCGAGAACCATGGGAAAAGAGCTTGCCAGATATAGAACTGTCACGTAGAGGACGGAGAGGCCCTCAGAGAGAAGGACGCTCAGCTTCTTTGAGACTCTGTCGGCAACCACGCCCGTTGGCACCTCAAGGAGGGCGACTAAAATTAAAGAGAGACCCATCAGGAAGCCGATCTGGGCCTTTGAAAGCCCAATCTCCTGGAGGTAAACCAGAAAGAAACCAGAGTAAAAGGCTATCCTGAGGAATCCAGATAGGTAAAAGCGGGTTGTGTAGTCCAAGTCTAACCCCCCATATCGAGGGACTAATCCTACATCACCTATGCTCGTGAGATTCTCTATTCTTTCTCTTCTCCTGCCATGGCTTTCTCTAAGTTCTCCCTCGTCTTCTTGAACTCCCTCAAACACGTCGGACAGCAAAAGAAGTAGACCTTGTTTCTGTACTTGTAGACTATCGGCTCGCCAACTATCTCCTTCCCGCAGTAGTCGCACTTGTAAGAGACTTTTATTTTTGGTCTGGGTGGTTTCTCTTTGCTCTCAAGGATCGGCATTATCTCAATGACTTCAACGCCGGTGCCCTCGATTACCCGCTTGAGGTCTTCCATGTTCTCAACTGCCACCTTTATGAGGTACTTCGTGCTCGTGAAGCGGTTTACCTCGATTATCTCCTCGAACCCGTCCATCTTCTCCGGGTTCTCCGTTTTGACAACAAGAGCGACAACGTTGTGAGCCCTCTGGAGCTCCGGGTTGAGCTTTATCGTGTAGCCCTGGATTACCCCCTCTTTTTCGAGCTTCTCCAGCCTCGCTCTCACCGTCGGCCTGCTGACGCCGAGCCTCTCAGCGAGTTCAGAAATGCTCAGCCTCGCATCGTCCATTAACAGATATATGAGCTTCAGATCAAGGTCGTCTATTTTCATAAAACCACCGATGGGTGTTCTCGCACACTCATAAAAATACTTTCCCTTCACTCTTTCCACTGTGGTCAAAAACTGGCGCTCAAATTTTATGCTGTGCAAACTTACGCCGCGACACTTTTTTAGCATAAAAATGCTAATTTTTTCCAAAAAAATTTATAAACTTAGCATTTTTTAGTTAAAAACATGAGGGACGGCTTTAGAATTGGAATCCTCGGCGGCGGACAGCTGGCCAAGATGAGCGCGCAGGAAGCGAGAAGGATGGGGTTTGATGTCTTAGTTCTGGATCCAACCCCGGGATGTCCCGCCAGTATGGTGGCTGAGCAAATAGTTGGGAGCTTCCAGGACGGGGAGATGGTAATCGAGCTCGCCGAAAGGGCTGACGTCGTAACTTACGACATAGAGAGCGTCAACGTTGAGGCGCTCAAAAAGGTGGCGAAGGAGAAGCCGGTCATTCCAGAGCCGCACGTCTTGGAGGTAATCCGCGACAAGTACGTCCAGAAGAAGGTGTTGAGGAGGGCAGGAGTCCCAGTTCCGTGGTTTCGGGAGCTGAAGAGTTTAGATGAGCTTGAAAACCTGATCCCCGTTGTCCAGAAAGCCCGGAGCGGTGGCTACGATGGGAGGGGTGTTGTGGTCATTAGAGACGAAAAAGACCTTCAAAAGGCTCTGAACGTTCCCTCGTACGTTGAGGAGCTCGTGCCGATCGAAAAGGAGCTTTCCGTCATAGTGGTTCGCAACGATGACGAGACGCTGGCTTATCCAACCACCGAGATGGTCTTCAACAATGAGGGGAACATTCTGGACTTCCTCGTGGCCCCCGGGCGGGTCGAAAAGGACGTCGAGAAGGAGGCAGAGGAGATAGCCATTAGAGCCGTTGAAGCCCTCGATGGGCGCGGGGTTTTTGGGGTCGAGATGTTCCTTGCCAGGGACGGGAGGGTGCTCGTGAACGAGATCGCCCCGAGGCCCCACAACTCAGGGCACTGGACGATAGAAGCGGCCGTATCGAGCCAGTTCGAGCAGCACGTTAGGGTAGTGGCCGACCTGCCCCTCGGGAGCACCGAGGTAGTTTTAAACGCCGCCATGGTGAACCTTCTAGGAGAAAAAGGCTATTACGGAAAGCCCGTCTATGATGGGGTTAGTGAAGCGCTCAGGATTCCTGGGGTTTTCGTCCACGTATACGGGAAGAGGGAGGTGTTCCCCTTCAGGAAGATGGGGCACGTTACCGCAGTTGATAGAACCCTCCCAGGCGCCATCGAGAAGGCCCTGAGGGCGAAGGCACTGATAAGGGTAAGGGGTGAGGTGAATGCCCAAAGTGGGAATAATAATGGGTAGCGACTCCGACCTCCCGGTCATGAAGGCCGCGGCCGAGGTGCTCGAGGAGTTCGGTGTTGACTACGAGATAACCATAGTTTCAGCCCACAGAACCCCCGAGAGGATGTTCGAGTACGCCAAAACGGCAGAAGAAAGGGGGATAGAGGTAATAATAGCCGGAGCTGGAGGTGCCGCCCACCTTCCGGGCATGACGGCATCCATAACCACGCTCCCTGTGATAGGAGTCCCCGTAAAGACATCCACGCTGAACGGGCTTGACTCGCTCCTCTCCATAGTCCAGATGCCGAGGGGAGTGCCCGTTGCAACCGTCGCCATAAACAACGCCAAGAACGCGGCCCTGCTGGCCCTCTCAATCCTCGGGGTGAAGTACCCGGAGATAAGGGAGAAGCTCAAGGAGTACAGGAGGAGGATGAGGGAAGAAGTGGAGGAGAAGGCGGAGAGGCTTGAGGAGATGGGCTACGAGGAGTACCTCCAAGTGACAGGGCAAGGAAAGTGATGCAGACTTCCCAATATGGAAAAATTTTCCGGCTCTTCTTTCCAATTTGTCACGAATAAGCCCCATAAGCCCTTCTAATAAACTTCATTCAGGTGAGAGCATGAAGACCACTCTGAAAGTCAACGGCATGACGTGTGCCATGTGCGTTAAAACCATAGAGATGGCCCTAGCTGGGCTGGAGGGGGTTAAAGCTGCAAAGGCCAACCTGAACAGCGAGACGGTCTTCGTGGACTTTGACGAATCAAAGGTGAGCATAAACCAAATCATCAGGGCGATAGAGGATGTTGGCTACGAGGTTATCAGGGAGCGCAGGGACGCCGTGATAAAGATAGGCGGTATGACGTGCGCGATGTGCGTTAAGACCGTTGAAAACGCAATAAGAGAGCTCCCAGGAGTTCTCGACGTGAGCGTGAACCTCGCGACCGAGAGCGCGAGGGTCTCCTACAATCCGGCTCTTGTAACTATTGAGGACATCAAAGGGGCCGTTGAGGGCGTCGGCTACGAGTTTTTGGGCGTGGAGGGGGAGGAAAGCCACGACATAGAGAAAGAGGTCAGAGAGAGGCACATAAAGGAAATGAAGAGAAGCCTCCTGGTGGCATGGGGTATCGGGATACCGCTCTTCCTCTCAATGCAGTTGAAGAGGTTAGGGATAGAGGTTGAAAACCTAATTTACGTCCAGTTCCTCCTCGCGACGGTAGCCATAGCTTACGCCGGCAGAGGGATCTTCAAGAAGGCCTACTCGTCGCTCAGGCACATGACGCTCAACATGGAGGTCATGTACGCTATGGGCATAGGCTCCGCCTATCTGACGAGCGTCCTCGCTACGTTGGGCGTAATTCCGAGGGAGTTCAACTTTTATGAAGCAAGCGTTCTTCTTATGGCATTTCTTCTTTTAGGTCGTTACCTTGAAGCCAGGGCCAAGGGAAGAACGAGCGAGGCGATAAAGAAGCTCATGGGCCTTCAGGCAAAGAAAGCCACCGTTGTTAGGGATGGGAAGGAGATCGAGGTTCCGATTAGCGAGGTTAAGGTTGGCGATATAGTTGTAGTCAGGCCCGGAGAGAGGATTCCAGTGGATGGTACTGTTATCGAGGGTGAGAGCTACGTTGACGAGTCCATGATCACGGGCGAGCCTATTCCGGTCCTCAAAAAGAGCGGGGAGAAGGTAATAGGTGGGACGATAAACAGGAACTCCGTCCTCAAGGTGCGAGCTGAGAAGGTCGGAAGGGACACGCTCCTTGCCCAGATAATAAAACTTGTCGAAGAAGCCCAGAACACCAAACCACCTGTGCAGAGGCTTGCTGACACGGTCGTGACGTACTTCATCCCGGCCGTTCTCACGATAGCCCTCCTCTCCTTCACCTACTGGTACTTCATAGCGGGCAAACCTCTGGTCTTTGCCTTTACCGCCTTCCTTAGCGTTCTGGTCATAGCGTGCCCCTGTGCCTTCGGCTTGGCAACTCCAACGGCTTTAACTGTGGGAGTAGGTAAGGGGGCCGAGCTCGGGATACTCATCAAGAACGGTGAGGCCCTTGAGATAGCGAGGAAGGCAACGGTAGTGCTCTTCGACAAGACAGGGACGCTGACAAAGGGGAAGCCCGAGGTTACCGATGTTATAACCTTCGATGTGGACGAGGGAGAGTTTTTGGAACTTGTCGCTTCAGCCGAAAAGCGCTCCGAGCATCCCTTGGGTGAAGCAATCGTGAGAAAGGCGGAAGAGCTTGGAATCGAAGTGGAAGAGCCCGAGGAATTCGAGGCGGTAACAGGCAAGGGCGTTAGAGCCAAAGTCCGCGGGAAGGAAGTCCTTGCTGGAAACAGGAGGCTCATGGTCGAGAACGGTATAGACCTTGAGAGCGTTGAGGAGACCCTCCAGAGGCTTGAGAGCGAGGGGAAGACGGCCATAGTGGTGGCGATGGACGGGAAGATCGTGGGAATCATTGCCATAGCGGACACGATAAAGAAAGGGGCCAGAGAGGCCATCGAGGATCTCCACAGGATGGGCAAGAAAGTGGGCATGATAACGGGTGACAACAGAAGGACGGCTGAGGCGATAGGGAAGGCCCTCGGAGTGGACTACATCTTAGCCGAGGTGCTTCCGGGGGATAAGGCAAACGAGGTAAAGAAGCTCCAAGAAAAGGGGAAGGTGGTGGTCTTCGTTGGCGATGGAATTAACGACGCCCCGGCCATGGCCCAGGCTGATGTTGGAATAGCGGTTGGGAACGCCACGGACATAGTGATGGAGAGCGGTGAGGTAGTGCTGGTCAGAAACGACCCGAGGGATGTTGTGAGGGCCATAAAGCTCAGCCAGAAGACGATATCAAAGATAAAGCAGAACATCTTCTGGGCGATGTTCTACAACACCATACTGATTCCCTTCGCGGCGGGGCTCGCGTACGTGCTCTTCGGGGTTACGTTCAGGCCCGAGTGGGCCGCTGGAGCGATGAGCCTCAGCAGCGTTAGTGTCGTCACGAACTCCCTCATGCTCAAGCGCGTTAGGGTTTGACAACCCTTTTATCTTTTGAAAACAAAAATAATGGCTGGTGTCGGTATGATAGTGGAGTACGATGAGAATGTTGACTTTACCAAGGGGAAGGCCGTGCTTTGGTTTTCAATTCCTGGCTGTCCCCCGTGCAGGCTCGTGGAGGCCTTTATGAAGGAGCTGAGCGAAGAATTTGGGGAAATAGCCATTGTCCACGTAAATGCTGAGAAGTGGAGCGGGCTGGTTGAGGGGTTCAGAATTTTAAACGTCCCAACGCTCGTCTACCTCAAAGATGGGAAAGAGGTCGCGCGGCAGAACCTCATAAGGGGAAAGGGTGAGGTTCTCATCAAGTTCGAAGAGCCCCGGGAACTTTAGCGCCTCCCAGGTTCACACCTGCGGGACTCCGACCGGGAAGATGTAGAGCGGCTCTCCGGGAACGCCCATTAATTTTTTGACTTCCTCATCAATGAATGCTCCAACGGCAACGGTTCCAAGCCCTAAAGCGGTCGCCTGAAGGTAGATGTTCTGACCCATGTGGCCAGCATCTATGTGCACGTACCTGTAACCCCTCTCACCATACCTCCTCGTCGTCCTCTCGTAGTGGGCGACTATGATGATGTTTATCGGCGCGGTCTCCACATGCCTCTGACCCAAACAGGCCTTCGCAAGGGGTTTGTTTATGTCGCCTTCTCTCACGAGCTCAAGGGCGTGTGCTTCCCCGTCGTAGTGGTAGAGGCCTGGATTTAGGCCTTTCACCTTCGAAACCGCCACGTAGACCTCGAAGGGGTAGCAGGCACCCGCACTTGGAGAAGTCCTCTTGCCCCAGGCGTTCATCCCGTAGGCCGCCCAGAGGAGCTGGGAGACCTGCTCAAGTGTCAGCGGCGCATCTTTGTACTTCCTCACACTCCTTCTCAGGTTTATCGCTTCCTCGACGCTCATTTCTCCCTTAAGCCTTGGGGCGGGGAGTTCAATCCGCATGGTACATCCCGAATTAATGAAGGTATTTTCATTGATTAGGGTTTTGGCCTCGAACAGCCTTGGGGTGTATCTTTCGAGTGGTCTCGTTCAAAACTCTAAAATATCATGACGACGTAACGGCAAACATGGACTATCGGAGAGCGGCCGTACTCGTTGTAGTCTTCGTGATGGTGTCATCTCTCGCGTTATTCCTGAAGCCATACATTCCCGGGGAAAGCAGGACTCAGTACTCTGGGGAGAAAATTCTCCTGCCCCCAC
This sequence is a window from Thermococcus kodakarensis KOD1. Protein-coding genes within it:
- a CDS encoding MFS transporter is translated as MLSGYGRDAKILIAANAVGQLFLQFSIFIMPFYLRALGYGMDSMGLFFSVQTFIGGLFFLIAGQISLRLGYRKTLLMGAVLGLLGRLFQVLALNKYFLLLGFFLVGVNMGIRQPNFSALLSEEVGEKLRHHAFSISFGLGTIFNAIGVLIAGFAPDFLTETFGLIPEIAYRLVISLALLQFALVIPALLVIHDVPVKNPRINWNRELVIKILKFSLPSALIGLGAGITIPYMSLYFNIRFGQTLAAISGVFFFQQLVMGLGSFGLPKLVEKIGPVNVITSFQLVAALLFATFPLIDVFLLAAFLYIVRSILMNIVWPINDSFMMGFFTTEEKATAAGIRRAFSTFMRGAGNYIGGVLFSISLSYPFYATATLYVVATLIFYGFFARYNRA
- a CDS encoding ATPase domain-containing protein, with translation MKWRDNMAVKMGIKFFDENILKDGFPEGFTVLVAGEPGAGKTILGSTFLYNGMEQFGENESRCTTSA
- a CDS encoding 5-(carboxyamino)imidazole ribonucleotide synthase, with product MRDGFRIGILGGGQLAKMSAQEARRMGFDVLVLDPTPGCPASMVAEQIVGSFQDGEMVIELAERADVVTYDIESVNVEALKKVAKEKPVIPEPHVLEVIRDKYVQKKVLRRAGVPVPWFRELKSLDELENLIPVVQKARSGGYDGRGVVVIRDEKDLQKALNVPSYVEELVPIEKELSVIVVRNDDETLAYPTTEMVFNNEGNILDFLVAPGRVEKDVEKEAEEIAIRAVEALDGRGVFGVEMFLARDGRVLVNEIAPRPHNSGHWTIEAAVSSQFEQHVRVVADLPLGSTEVVLNAAMVNLLGEKGYYGKPVYDGVSEALRIPGVFVHVYGKREVFPFRKMGHVTAVDRTLPGAIEKALRAKALIRVRGEVNAQSGNNNG
- a CDS encoding TRASH domain-containing protein; this translates as MKIDDLDLKLIYLLMDDARLSISELAERLGVSRPTVRARLEKLEKEGVIQGYTIKLNPELQRAHNVVALVVKTENPEKMDGFEEIIEVNRFTSTKYLIKVAVENMEDLKRVIEGTGVEVIEIMPILESKEKPPRPKIKVSYKCDYCGKEIVGEPIVYKYRNKVYFFCCPTCLREFKKTRENLEKAMAGEEKE
- a CDS encoding DUF998 domain-containing protein, with protein sequence MDVLKVLKWSGLTGGIVYWLFVAWSISRNGWFSFFHNALSDLGDPSKASSPWIYNYGLIATSIFVLAFAIYLILSAKNKLQTVGGAYISISAIFLALIGIFHGGTRPHVFVSTYFFVQFFLGALVYGAGSEKREVKYGSILIFLLALFGTFVHWPSLALEETYEIALVMAFTLLVALKSGS
- a CDS encoding alkyl hydroperoxide reductase, translating into MHDLSIGRSAKEILRRLKASKYVREHPGKVCPASWEPGKEALDVSLELVGKL
- the purE gene encoding 5-(carboxyamino)imidazole ribonucleotide mutase, with the protein product MPKVGIIMGSDSDLPVMKAAAEVLEEFGVDYEITIVSAHRTPERMFEYAKTAEERGIEVIIAGAGGAAHLPGMTASITTLPVIGVPVKTSTLNGLDSLLSIVQMPRGVPVATVAINNAKNAALLALSILGVKYPEIREKLKEYRRRMREEVEEKAERLEEMGYEEYLQVTGQGK
- a CDS encoding SagB/ThcOx family dehydrogenase → MRIELPAPRLKGEMSVEEAINLRRSVRKYKDAPLTLEQVSQLLWAAYGMNAWGKRTSPSAGACYPFEVYVAVSKVKGLNPGLYHYDGEAHALELVREGDINKPLAKACLGQRHVETAPINIIIVAHYERTTRRYGERGYRYVHIDAGHMGQNIYLQATALGLGTVAVGAFIDEEVKKLMGVPGEPLYIFPVGVPQV
- a CDS encoding MFS transporter, which gives rise to MFEGVQEDEGELRESHGRRRERIENLTSIGDVGLVPRYGGLDLDYTTRFYLSGFLRIAFYSGFFLVYLQEIGLSKAQIGFLMGLSLILVALLEVPTGVVADRVSKKLSVLLSEGLSVLYVTVLYLASSFPMVLASMIIAALATAFRTGAETAWVYELLSRDGRANDYPRVYGRLRAFELAGGLVGMITGGMLAETFGMRFAVLMSAPFFLLSLVLTATIPADTVKSRTSYMSHIFESIDFVRSSSVVAWLIVYANFIGLSFAAFTSFMQLYFYDVLSSVLGVSMVMALQAVINSASWYIDTGKYRKWIYDKAGAILPILLFFAGLNEWFGFLTMILGTFVFTQSFKEWQGRFQAAIPDEKRATLGSLYSLTAAITSGVLNVLLGLLFNCVGIMMGLITTSLFMLVLGYALQLSFGRKVSKT
- a CDS encoding heavy metal translocating P-type ATPase; translated protein: MKTTLKVNGMTCAMCVKTIEMALAGLEGVKAAKANLNSETVFVDFDESKVSINQIIRAIEDVGYEVIRERRDAVIKIGGMTCAMCVKTVENAIRELPGVLDVSVNLATESARVSYNPALVTIEDIKGAVEGVGYEFLGVEGEESHDIEKEVRERHIKEMKRSLLVAWGIGIPLFLSMQLKRLGIEVENLIYVQFLLATVAIAYAGRGIFKKAYSSLRHMTLNMEVMYAMGIGSAYLTSVLATLGVIPREFNFYEASVLLMAFLLLGRYLEARAKGRTSEAIKKLMGLQAKKATVVRDGKEIEVPISEVKVGDIVVVRPGERIPVDGTVIEGESYVDESMITGEPIPVLKKSGEKVIGGTINRNSVLKVRAEKVGRDTLLAQIIKLVEEAQNTKPPVQRLADTVVTYFIPAVLTIALLSFTYWYFIAGKPLVFAFTAFLSVLVIACPCAFGLATPTALTVGVGKGAELGILIKNGEALEIARKATVVLFDKTGTLTKGKPEVTDVITFDVDEGEFLELVASAEKRSEHPLGEAIVRKAEELGIEVEEPEEFEAVTGKGVRAKVRGKEVLAGNRRLMVENGIDLESVEETLQRLESEGKTAIVVAMDGKIVGIIAIADTIKKGAREAIEDLHRMGKKVGMITGDNRRTAEAIGKALGVDYILAEVLPGDKANEVKKLQEKGKVVVFVGDGINDAPAMAQADVGIAVGNATDIVMESGEVVLVRNDPRDVVRAIKLSQKTISKIKQNIFWAMFYNTILIPFAAGLAYVLFGVTFRPEWAAGAMSLSSVSVVTNSLMLKRVRV
- a CDS encoding NAD(P)/FAD-dependent oxidoreductase yields the protein MEIVIIGNGPGGVELAKELSGEHEVLIFEREEVPFYSKPMLSHYIAGLIEKEKLFIYPLDWYERKGINLKLGEEAKLIDRVRKVLVTDKGEYPYDILVIATGARAREPTVDGKEHLLTLRSIEDAEGIKALLEEHGEAVIIGGGFIGLELAGNLAKAGYGVKLIHRRDTFLGLDEELSSLIREKLEESGVEFHLGAELLKADENGLLTTRGYIEGKVKICAIGITPNVEIARRSGIHTGRGILIDDHFRTSAKDVYAIGDCAEYSGIICGTAKAAAGHAKVLANLLRGKEDRYPFELRSSVFKFGDLPIAIIGKTRGEGEWLDEHTKAFFQDGKLVGAVVIGDIRKAFSIEKELKKELYGA
- a CDS encoding thioredoxin family protein; this translates as MIVEYDENVDFTKGKAVLWFSIPGCPPCRLVEAFMKELSEEFGEIAIVHVNAEKWSGLVEGFRILNVPTLVYLKDGKEVARQNLIRGKGEVLIKFEEPREL